The following proteins come from a genomic window of Rattus norvegicus strain BN/NHsdMcwi chromosome 8, GRCr8, whole genome shotgun sequence:
- the Or8b35 gene encoding olfactory receptor Olr1204 gives MTRERMALGNDSSVKEFILLGLTQQPELQLPLFFLFLGIYVCSVVGNLGLLVLIVLNPHLHTPMYYFLFNLSFVDFCYSTVITPKMLVSFVKQNIISHAECMTQLFFFCFFVINECYILTAMAYDRYAAICKPLLYQVTMSHQVCLLMTVGVYVLGFVEAIAHTGSMVHLTFCDGNIIDHYMCEINALLKLSCTSTSINELVVFIVVGFNVTMPTLTIFISYTLILSNIHSIHSTEGRSKAFSTCGSHIIAVSLFFGAAAFMYLNPSSASEDEDKVSTIFYTIMGPMLNPFIYSIRNKDVHIALRKTLKKSMFI, from the coding sequence ATGACCCGGGAAAGAATGGCTTTAGGAAATGACTCTTCAGTGAAAGAATTTATTCTGCTGGGCTTGACACAGCAGCCAGAGCTTCAGctgcctcttttcttcctcttcttggggATCTATGTATGCTCTGTGGTGGGGAACTTGGGCTTGCTTGTTCTGATTGTTTTGAATCCTCACctgcacacccccatgtactaCTTTCTCTTCAATCTTTCCTTTGTTGATTTCTGTTACTCCACTGTCATAACACCCAAAATGCTGGTGAGTTTTGTGAAACAGAACATCATCTCTCATGCTGAGTGCATGACTcagctctttttcttctgcttctttgttATTAATGAATGCTACATTTTGACAGCAATGGCCTATGACAGATATGCTGCCATTTGTAAGCCCCTGCTTTATCAGGTCACCATGTCTCATCAGGTCTGCCTGTTGATGACAGTAGGTGTGTATGTATTGGGGTTTGTTGAAGCCATAGCGCATACTGGCAGCATGGTACACCTGACTTTCTGTGATGGCAACATCATTGATCATTACATGTGTGAAATAAATGCTCTTCTAAAGCTCTCCTGCACAAGCACTTCCATCAATGAGCTggtggtttttattgttgtgggTTTTAATGTAACAATGCCCACCCTGACTATCTTTATTTCTTACACCTTGATCCTTTCCAATATCCATAGCATCCATTCTACAGAAGGTAGGTCAAAAGCCTTCAGTACGTGTGGCTCCCATATAatagctgtttctcttttctttggagcTGCAGCGTTCATGTACCTTAACCCTTCTAGTGCATCTGAGGATGAAGATAAAGTATCTAccattttttataccattatGGGACCAATGCTGAACCCTTTCATCTATAGTATAAGGAATAAGGATGTCCACATTGCTCTGAGAAAAACGTTGAAGAAAAGTATGTTTATTTAA